A single region of the Deinococcus detaillensis genome encodes:
- the lsrK gene encoding autoinducer-2 kinase: MSGFLLAIDAGTGSVRAVLFTPQGQQVAVAAQEWTHENDGTPGVMDFAVERNWGVICQCIQRVMAQAGATPESILAVSASSMREAIVLYDESGREIWACANVDARAAEQVRLLQRDHAQVERQTYQESGQTFALSAVPRLLWIKQHQPEVFGRIHRVSMLSDWVLYRLGGVLASDPSNACTSGMFSLLRRDWSRVGLNDLGLPDELFPPVLESGTAFSAVTPRAAGESGLRPGTPVVMGGGDVQLGCVGLGVVRPGQTAILGGTFWQQEVNLAEPKTDPAMDIRINCHAVPGVWQAETISFFVGAAMRWFRDTYCDEERRQEQLGGRDAYSSLEEQARQVPPGAYGIIPIFSDVMRYSAWYHAAPSFLNLSLDPVKSSRGALFRALEEHAAVVSVQNLLLIQQFTHVDSEVLTFAGGGSKGELWCQILADVSGKPVRVPVVKEATALGTAIAAGTGVGVYASLAEGGEALVSWERTYQPNRALGALYAELTGRWQIAYAAQRSLVDQGITTSLWKAPGL, encoded by the coding sequence GTGAGCGGCTTCCTCCTAGCCATCGACGCGGGCACCGGCAGCGTCCGGGCGGTGCTGTTCACGCCGCAAGGCCAGCAAGTCGCAGTGGCTGCTCAGGAATGGACACACGAGAATGACGGCACCCCCGGCGTGATGGACTTTGCCGTGGAGCGCAACTGGGGCGTGATCTGTCAGTGCATCCAGCGGGTGATGGCTCAAGCCGGGGCCACACCGGAGAGCATTCTGGCCGTCAGCGCCAGCAGTATGCGCGAGGCCATCGTGCTGTATGACGAGTCTGGCCGCGAGATCTGGGCCTGCGCCAACGTGGACGCCCGCGCCGCCGAGCAGGTGCGCTTGCTTCAGCGCGACCACGCTCAAGTCGAGCGGCAAACTTATCAGGAAAGCGGCCAGACCTTTGCTCTCAGCGCTGTGCCCCGGCTGCTGTGGATCAAGCAGCACCAGCCGGAGGTATTCGGGCGCATTCACCGCGTCAGCATGCTCAGCGACTGGGTGCTTTACCGGCTGGGCGGCGTGCTGGCCAGCGATCCGTCCAATGCCTGTACCAGTGGGATGTTCAGTTTGCTTCGCCGCGACTGGTCGAGGGTAGGGCTAAACGATCTGGGCTTGCCCGACGAACTGTTTCCACCCGTTCTCGAATCCGGCACCGCCTTTTCAGCCGTCACCCCACGCGCCGCAGGGGAGTCTGGTCTGCGGCCCGGCACACCCGTCGTGATGGGTGGGGGAGACGTGCAACTCGGTTGCGTGGGGCTGGGCGTGGTGCGGCCCGGACAGACGGCTATTCTGGGCGGCACCTTCTGGCAGCAGGAAGTCAATCTGGCCGAGCCCAAAACCGACCCGGCGATGGACATCCGCATCAACTGCCACGCCGTGCCGGGCGTCTGGCAGGCCGAGACCATCTCCTTTTTCGTGGGCGCGGCGATGCGCTGGTTCCGCGACACGTACTGCGACGAGGAGCGCCGTCAGGAGCAGCTGGGCGGGCGGGACGCCTACAGCTCACTGGAAGAGCAGGCCCGCCAGGTGCCACCCGGCGCTTACGGTATCATCCCGATTTTCAGCGACGTGATGCGCTACAGCGCTTGGTATCACGCCGCTCCGTCGTTCCTCAACCTCTCGCTTGACCCTGTCAAGTCCAGTCGGGGCGCACTGTTCCGGGCGCTGGAGGAACATGCCGCCGTCGTCAGCGTGCAAAACCTGCTGCTGATTCAGCAGTTTACCCACGTGGACAGCGAGGTACTGACCTTCGCGGGCGGCGGCAGCAAGGGTGAATTGTGGTGCCAGATTCTGGCCGACGTGAGTGGTAAGCCGGTGCGGGTGCCGGTGGTCAAGGAAGCGACGGCGCTGGGCACGGCCATTGCCGCCGGAACGGGCGTGGGCGTCTACGCCTCGCTGGCCGAGGGCGGCGAGGCGCTGGTGAGTTGGGAGCGCACCTACCAGCCAAATCGGGCGCTCGGGGCGCTGTACGCTGAGCTAACCGGCCGCTGGCAAATTGCCTACGCTGCTCAGCGGAGTTTGGTGGATCAGGGCATTACCACTTCGCTGTGGAAAGCTCCAGGACTCTGA
- a CDS encoding transporter substrate-binding domain-containing protein, producing MKRTKTARGGLLLISLLLAASAQAQDTINVGANIGNVPWEFQDASGANIGFEIELVSEIAKNLGKKVNVVNTPFNGLFAAVQSGRIDAAISSITITKKRLETVSFAQPYYDSDQSLTVASGSTLGKINTFKGKTVGVDTGSTGAVWAAAHQAQYGYTIREYTGLNPAMLDLKAGRIDGYISDIPALLYYAKITGGVKVVERLKTGEQYSVMFAKDNPLAAQFNTQLDAMKKSGYLAKLHQKWFGVLPEKGTSTATILPMPK from the coding sequence ATGAAGCGAACGAAGACCGCACGCGGCGGGTTGCTGCTGATTTCTCTACTGCTTGCAGCGAGCGCCCAGGCTCAGGACACGATCAACGTCGGGGCCAACATCGGCAACGTGCCGTGGGAATTTCAGGACGCCAGCGGAGCCAACATCGGCTTTGAAATCGAGCTGGTCAGCGAGATCGCCAAAAATTTGGGCAAAAAGGTCAACGTCGTCAACACGCCGTTCAACGGCCTGTTTGCCGCCGTGCAGTCGGGACGCATCGACGCCGCCATCTCCAGCATCACTATCACCAAAAAGCGTTTGGAAACCGTGTCGTTCGCGCAGCCCTATTACGACTCCGACCAGTCGCTCACGGTGGCCAGCGGCAGCACCCTCGGCAAAATCAATACCTTCAAAGGCAAGACCGTCGGCGTGGACACCGGCTCGACCGGCGCAGTGTGGGCCGCTGCCCATCAGGCCCAGTATGGCTACACCATCCGCGAGTACACCGGCCTGAATCCGGCCATGCTCGACCTCAAAGCCGGGCGCATCGACGGCTACATCTCCGATATTCCGGCCCTGCTGTATTACGCCAAAATCACTGGCGGCGTCAAAGTCGTGGAGCGCCTCAAGACCGGCGAGCAGTACAGCGTGATGTTCGCCAAAGACAATCCATTGGCCGCGCAGTTTAATACCCAACTCGACGCCATGAAGAAGAGCGGCTACCTTGCCAAGTTGCACCAGAAATGGTTCGGGGTCTTGCCGGAGAAGGGAACCTCGACGGCCACCATCTTGCCGATGCCCAAATAA
- the cbiB gene encoding adenosylcobinamide-phosphate synthase CbiB, with amino-acid sequence MLLALALDAWGEPPAHFHPVVWMGNYLKWARQQWRGQTPFLQLAEGTLTWTLGAVISAAAGQQARRLPWWAQGVLLKPLLARRALFDAVRAVHSALAHDDLPEARRLLSWHLVSRDTAELSACEVAGAAIESLAENLSDSLIAPLLAYRVGGLRLAALYRYANTADAMWGYRTPELEWVGKPAARTDDLLNLAPSRLTALCALVVAGQPKAWRVWWQDRYVTTSPNAGHPMSAFAGALGIRLDKRGVYTLNPAGRSPCAADLPRALQLAERTFGLALLVLLVKRKSRA; translated from the coding sequence GTGCTGCTGGCTCTCGCGCTGGACGCCTGGGGTGAGCCGCCCGCCCACTTTCATCCGGTGGTCTGGATGGGAAATTACCTCAAGTGGGCGCGGCAGCAGTGGCGGGGTCAAACGCCTTTCCTCCAACTGGCGGAGGGCACGCTGACCTGGACGCTGGGGGCGGTCATCAGCGCGGCGGCGGGGCAGCAAGCGCGGCGGTTGCCGTGGTGGGCACAGGGCGTACTGCTCAAGCCCTTGCTCGCCCGCCGAGCGCTCTTCGACGCCGTCAGAGCAGTCCATAGCGCTCTGGCCCATGACGACTTGCCTGAAGCGCGGCGCTTGCTTTCGTGGCACCTGGTCAGCCGCGACACCGCCGAGCTGAGCGCCTGCGAAGTGGCGGGCGCGGCGATTGAAAGTTTGGCCGAGAACCTTTCCGACAGCCTAATCGCGCCGCTGCTGGCTTACCGGGTGGGAGGGCTGCGGCTGGCCGCCCTCTACCGCTACGCCAACACCGCCGACGCCATGTGGGGCTACCGCACGCCCGAGTTGGAATGGGTGGGCAAACCGGCGGCCCGAACCGACGACCTGCTCAACCTCGCGCCCAGCCGCCTGACAGCCCTGTGCGCCTTGGTGGTGGCTGGGCAGCCAAAAGCTTGGCGAGTCTGGTGGCAAGATCGCTATGTCACCACCAGCCCCAACGCGGGGCATCCGATGAGCGCTTTTGCGGGAGCGCTGGGCATCAGATTAGACAAACGCGGCGTCTACACCCTCAACCCGGCGGGCCGCTCGCCCTGCGCCGCCGACTTGCCGAGGGCGCTGCAACTGGCGGAGCGCACCTTTGGTCTGGCGCTGTTGGTGCTGCTCGTCAAAAGGAAAAGTCGTGCCTGA
- a CDS encoding cobyric acid synthase, whose translation MGKAIMIQGCTSNAGKSYLCAALCRILSNEGLKVAPFKAQNMSNNAGVTPDGLEMGRAQLVQARAARVTPDVRMNPVLLKPEADTRSQVVLLGKANPELTALGWRERKPHLWPHVQSALHSLMAEYDVVVIEGAGSPAEVNLRSADIVNMRVALEVGARVLLACDIDRGGAFAHLLGTWHCLSADERQLLGGFLLNRFRGDARLLSPAPEWLEQQTGIPTLGVIPMLDIPLPEEDGVVSREPSGLSEGFVAVARLPRISNLDEFAPLGELLRWVTSPTELEGARAVILPGSKSTAADLAWLRSSGLAAEVVRQAQRGVPVLGICGGLQMLGERLNDPHGVDGPPESSGLGLLHLDTEFAPAKTTRLTTFTDSETGLKLEGYEIHHGHTRVGGAVDELAPELLWRSGNVRGTYLHGLLENPAYLERFLGWAGLPLPESLDTLDARLDAIAERVKASLDWERVRALW comes from the coding sequence ATGGGTAAGGCCATCATGATTCAGGGCTGCACCAGCAACGCCGGAAAAAGTTATCTGTGCGCCGCGCTGTGCCGCATTTTGTCGAATGAGGGTCTAAAAGTGGCTCCTTTCAAAGCCCAGAACATGAGCAACAACGCGGGCGTGACCCCGGACGGCCTGGAAATGGGCCGCGCTCAACTGGTGCAGGCGCGGGCAGCGCGGGTCACGCCCGACGTGCGAATGAATCCGGTGCTGCTCAAACCCGAAGCCGACACCCGCTCGCAGGTGGTGCTGCTGGGCAAGGCCAATCCCGAACTCACCGCGCTGGGCTGGCGGGAGCGCAAGCCGCATTTGTGGCCGCACGTGCAGAGCGCCCTGCACAGCCTCATGGCCGAGTACGACGTGGTGGTGATCGAGGGTGCGGGCAGCCCCGCCGAGGTCAATCTGCGAAGCGCCGACATCGTGAACATGCGGGTGGCGCTGGAAGTCGGGGCGCGTGTTTTGCTGGCCTGCGATATAGACCGGGGCGGCGCGTTTGCCCACCTGCTTGGCACCTGGCATTGCCTGAGCGCCGATGAGCGGCAGTTGCTGGGGGGCTTTTTGCTCAACCGTTTTCGCGGTGACGCCCGCCTGCTCTCCCCCGCGCCCGAGTGGCTGGAGCAGCAGACTGGTATTCCTACCCTCGGCGTCATCCCGATGCTGGATATTCCGCTGCCGGAAGAAGACGGGGTGGTGTCACGAGAACCCTCAGGTTTGTCGGAAGGTTTTGTAGCGGTGGCCCGCTTGCCGCGCATTTCTAACCTAGACGAATTCGCGCCGCTGGGCGAGCTGCTGCGCTGGGTGACCTCGCCCACCGAGCTAGAGGGAGCGCGGGCCGTTATTTTGCCCGGCAGTAAAAGCACCGCCGCTGATTTGGCCTGGCTGCGTTCCAGCGGTCTGGCCGCCGAAGTGGTGCGGCAAGCGCAGCGGGGCGTGCCGGTGCTGGGCATCTGCGGCGGCCTACAAATGCTGGGTGAGCGCCTGAACGACCCGCACGGCGTAGACGGCCCGCCGGAAAGCTCAGGGCTGGGGCTCCTCCACTTGGACACCGAATTTGCCCCCGCCAAAACCACCCGTCTGACCACATTCACCGACTCAGAAACGGGCCTCAAACTGGAAGGCTACGAAATTCATCACGGCCACACCCGCGTGGGCGGCGCGGTGGACGAACTCGCTCCCGAGCTGCTGTGGCGCAGCGGCAATGTGCGCGGCACTTACCTTCATGGCCTACTGGAAAATCCGGCGTACCTGGAGCGCTTCTTGGGTTGGGCCGGTTTGCCGCTGCCGGAGAGCTTGGACACTCTGGACGCCCGCTTGGACGCCATTGCCGAGCGGGTCAAAGCCAGTCTGGACTGGGAGCGGGTGCGGGCTTTGTGGTAA
- the cobO gene encoding cob(I)yrinic acid a,c-diamide adenosyltransferase, producing MTSGDEATRQRREAAMQELQEANDSHIKQEGISKGRRGLIIVNTGNGKGKTTAALGLMMRAHGRGLKTRLFQFLKHENAKFGEHRTLDALGLPYEGLGDGFTWRSRNLENSAEMAAHGWELARAAIEAGEYDLIVLDEFTYPLKYGWVSWPEVEATLKARSPLMHVVITGRGALPELIELADTVSEIQPVKHAYSAGIGAQIGVEY from the coding sequence ATGACTTCGGGCGACGAAGCGACCCGGCAGCGCCGCGAGGCCGCCATGCAGGAATTGCAGGAAGCCAACGACAGCCACATTAAGCAGGAAGGCATCAGCAAGGGTCGGCGGGGGCTGATCATCGTCAACACCGGCAACGGCAAGGGCAAAACCACCGCCGCGCTGGGCCTGATGATGCGGGCGCACGGGCGCGGCCTCAAGACACGGCTGTTTCAGTTTCTCAAGCACGAGAATGCCAAGTTCGGCGAGCACCGCACCCTCGACGCGCTGGGCTTGCCGTATGAAGGACTGGGCGACGGTTTTACCTGGCGTTCGCGCAACTTGGAGAACTCCGCTGAGATGGCCGCGCACGGCTGGGAACTGGCTAGGGCCGCCATCGAAGCGGGCGAATACGATTTGATCGTGCTCGACGAGTTCACCTATCCGCTCAAATACGGCTGGGTCAGTTGGCCGGAGGTGGAAGCCACCCTGAAAGCCCGCAGTCCGCTGATGCACGTGGTGATTACCGGGCGCGGCGCTCTGCCCGAACTGATCGAGCTGGCCGATACCGTCAGCGAGATTCAGCCGGTCAAGCACGCCTACAGCGCCGGAATTGGAGCGCAGATCGGGGTGGAATACTGA
- a CDS encoding cupin domain-containing protein has translation MHKAKIDETPLRYDTYGPGYLSRGPRTDFGVVVLPPGQDFPNHYHERTEESFYTLEGNAVMWTNGLRVELGPGDYHRCDPMEMHYLVNEGEVPWRAVFIKAPHNPDDGVVVEWKPGQPVPDIGPKLSNDSDV, from the coding sequence ATGCACAAAGCCAAAATTGATGAGACGCCCCTACGCTACGACACCTACGGCCCCGGCTACCTCTCGCGTGGCCCGCGCACCGATTTCGGCGTGGTGGTGTTGCCGCCTGGTCAAGATTTTCCCAACCATTACCACGAGCGCACCGAGGAGTCGTTTTACACCCTGGAAGGAAACGCGGTGATGTGGACCAATGGGCTGCGGGTAGAACTGGGGCCGGGCGATTACCACCGCTGCGACCCGATGGAGATGCACTACCTCGTCAACGAGGGTGAGGTGCCCTGGCGGGCAGTGTTCATCAAAGCGCCGCACAACCCCGACGACGGCGTAGTCGTGGAATGGAAGCCGGGCCAGCCGGTGCCCGACATCGGGCCAAAGCTCAGCAACGACAGTGACGTATAG
- a CDS encoding amino acid ABC transporter permease, whose amino-acid sequence MKLLDTFFNLGVLQSALPALLRGLLITLELGVISAVVGTLLGLVVALMGLYGPRWLRALVRFYIDVLRAMPLLVFMVLIYYALPFVKILLPAFTCAVLAIALIASAYVAEIIRSGIEAIPTGQFEAARSLGLRGWDVMTSVILPQALRIVVPPLTGNAVSIMKDTAIASVVALPELLQQATSQQALSANPTPLVGAALIYVVLLFPLVRLVSRFEARAKQRASR is encoded by the coding sequence GTGAAACTGCTCGACACTTTCTTTAATCTTGGCGTGCTGCAATCGGCGCTCCCTGCTCTGCTGCGCGGCCTGCTGATAACCTTAGAACTGGGGGTGATCAGCGCCGTTGTGGGCACTTTACTGGGCTTGGTGGTGGCGCTGATGGGCCTGTACGGGCCGCGCTGGTTGCGGGCGCTGGTGCGTTTTTACATTGACGTGCTGCGGGCCATGCCGCTGCTGGTGTTCATGGTGCTGATCTACTACGCTCTGCCGTTCGTCAAGATTTTGCTGCCCGCCTTTACCTGCGCCGTTCTGGCGATTGCCCTGATCGCCTCGGCGTATGTGGCCGAGATCATCCGCTCAGGCATTGAGGCGATTCCCACCGGACAGTTTGAGGCGGCCCGCTCGCTGGGTCTGCGCGGTTGGGACGTGATGACCAGCGTGATCTTGCCGCAGGCGCTCAGAATCGTGGTGCCGCCCTTGACCGGCAACGCGGTCTCGATCATGAAAGACACCGCTATCGCCTCGGTGGTGGCTTTGCCCGAACTGCTCCAGCAGGCCACCTCGCAGCAAGCACTCTCGGCCAATCCCACCCCGTTGGTGGGCGCGGCACTGATTTATGTGGTGCTGCTCTTTCCGCTGGTGCGCCTCGTCAGCCGCTTCGAGGCGCGGGCCAAACAGCGGGCCAGCCGCTGA
- a CDS encoding CynX/NimT family MFS transporter: MSRFHQADPEPPEAAGTTPQIPQRRKPAAAPLLIVGLILVALNLRPPIAGFGPLLSQIQAELNVSAATLSLLTTLPLLCWGILAPLAPLLSRRYSNETIILLATALIGLGSVLRIGATLPVILMGTVLVGAGIALNNVLLPSLIRRDYPTRVGPMTGLYTLAVVGGAALASGVAVPLMTALGGAWRSSVGVWILLAAAGVLAWLPAVFGRQTHARTAIKGGPSVWKNPYALPVTLYMGFQSLVFFTWLTWLPKVLQDEGFTAAQAGLMLAFANVVQLPFTLAVPVLAARPRLLVPLAVVTALISAAGVTGLLLAPLTPLPWLLLLGIGAGSTFPLALMFIAVRADNLAQVPQLSATAQGFGYALAATGPFLFGALHDKAGNWHAPLLFLLAMTGLVLITGVAAGRTRSRPII; the protein is encoded by the coding sequence ATGAGCCGTTTTCACCAAGCCGACCCCGAGCCCCCAGAGGCGGCGGGAACAACGCCGCAAATTCCACAACGCCGCAAGCCCGCCGCCGCGCCCCTACTGATCGTGGGGCTGATTCTGGTGGCGCTCAACCTGCGCCCGCCCATTGCCGGGTTCGGGCCGCTGCTGTCTCAGATTCAAGCGGAGCTCAACGTCAGCGCGGCCACACTCAGTTTGCTGACCACCTTGCCGCTGCTGTGCTGGGGCATCCTGGCTCCCCTCGCGCCGCTGCTGAGCCGCCGCTACAGCAACGAAACCATCATCTTGCTGGCCACCGCGCTGATCGGGTTGGGCAGCGTGCTGAGGATCGGCGCGACGCTGCCGGTCATTTTGATGGGTACGGTGCTGGTCGGTGCGGGCATCGCCCTGAACAACGTGCTACTGCCCAGCTTGATCCGGCGCGATTACCCCACCCGCGTCGGGCCGATGACTGGGCTGTACACGCTGGCGGTGGTGGGCGGCGCGGCGCTGGCCTCGGGGGTGGCGGTGCCGCTGATGACTGCGCTGGGCGGCGCGTGGCGCTCGTCGGTAGGCGTGTGGATCTTGCTGGCGGCGGCTGGCGTGCTGGCTTGGTTGCCCGCCGTGTTCGGGCGGCAGACGCACGCCCGAACAGCAATCAAAGGCGGGCCATCGGTGTGGAAAAATCCTTACGCGCTGCCGGTGACGCTGTACATGGGCTTTCAGTCGCTGGTGTTTTTCACCTGGCTGACATGGCTGCCCAAAGTGCTGCAAGACGAGGGCTTCACGGCGGCGCAGGCGGGGCTCATGCTGGCCTTTGCCAACGTGGTGCAGTTGCCTTTCACACTGGCGGTGCCGGTGCTGGCGGCGCGGCCCCGGCTGCTGGTGCCGCTGGCGGTGGTCACGGCACTCATCAGCGCGGCGGGCGTCACTGGCCTGCTGCTTGCTCCGCTGACGCCGTTGCCGTGGCTGCTGCTCTTGGGCATCGGCGCGGGCAGCACCTTTCCGCTGGCGCTGATGTTCATTGCCGTGCGGGCCGACAATCTGGCGCAGGTGCCGCAGCTCTCGGCGACGGCGCAGGGCTTCGGCTACGCGCTGGCGGCGACTGGCCCGTTTCTCTTCGGGGCGCTGCACGACAAAGCGGGCAACTGGCACGCGCCGCTGCTGTTTTTGCTGGCGATGACAGGCTTGGTGCTGATCACTGGGGTGGCAGCCGGCCGGACACGGAGCAGGCCAATAATTTGA
- a CDS encoding pyridoxal phosphate-dependent aminotransferase: protein MPELLPRVPHGGPGAEPFRGLDFSVNANPYGPSPVLLKALLDADHTHYPDPTYFETRRKLADWHGVNPENVAVSVGASDLLHRLARAFLPVGGTLLSLHAPFGELARAAQLQGNRIEVISDLPTDLPPNTALVYVGYPHNPTGQAPTPDQLSQLSEQCAASGALLIVDEAYAAFAGLPDPPRHPHLIRLLSPGKAHGLVGARPAYALAAAQLIRALDNLAPAWHVPASTAAVLASLPEAQAFLAQTLPQVRRHAEDLAERLGLFGAVQHLGTPYLLLKVGNAQQVSAALLSSDIKVRDCASYDLPQWIRVSARLPGENAALIEVIRSLYG from the coding sequence GTGCCTGAGCTCCTTCCACGTGTTCCACACGGCGGGCCGGGCGCTGAGCCGTTCAGGGGTCTAGATTTCAGCGTCAATGCCAACCCGTATGGCCCTAGTCCTGTTCTCTTGAAGGCGCTCCTTGACGCCGACCACACCCATTACCCCGATCCCACCTACTTTGAGACGAGACGTAAGCTGGCCGACTGGCACGGCGTCAACCCTGAAAACGTGGCGGTTTCGGTGGGCGCGTCCGATTTGCTGCACCGCCTTGCCCGCGCTTTTTTGCCGGTTGGCGGCACGCTGCTGAGCCTTCACGCCCCGTTTGGTGAGCTGGCCCGCGCCGCTCAGCTGCAAGGCAACCGGATCGAGGTCATATCTGATCTGCCCACCGATTTACCTCCAAACACCGCTTTGGTCTACGTGGGTTATCCGCACAATCCGACGGGGCAAGCGCCGACGCCCGACCAGCTCAGCCAGCTCTCCGAGCAGTGCGCGGCTTCCGGCGCTTTGTTGATCGTGGACGAAGCCTACGCCGCCTTCGCGGGCTTGCCCGACCCGCCGAGGCATCCCCACCTGATCCGGTTGCTGTCGCCGGGCAAAGCGCATGGCCTGGTGGGAGCGCGGCCCGCCTACGCGCTGGCAGCGGCTCAGCTGATCCGCGCCCTCGACAACCTGGCTCCGGCTTGGCACGTTCCGGCGAGCACGGCGGCGGTGCTGGCGAGTTTGCCCGAAGCGCAGGCGTTTTTGGCCCAGACGTTGCCACAAGTTCGGCGTCACGCGGAGGATTTGGCCGAGCGGCTCGGCTTGTTTGGGGCAGTTCAGCACCTCGGCACACCTTACTTGCTGCTTAAAGTCGGAAACGCTCAGCAGGTCAGCGCCGCCTTGCTCTCCTCTGACATCAAAGTTAGGGACTGCGCCAGCTACGACTTGCCGCAGTGGATTCGGGTGTCGGCCCGCTTGCCGGGCGAGAATGCCGCGCTGATTGAGGTTATAAGGAGTTTGTATGGGTAA
- a CDS encoding cysteine desulfurase-like protein, with the protein MTTLPISVPVSPTVSPLEPHLGFIRSQFPALDSPWAFFDNAGGSQVLRGVAERVSEYLTSTSVQLGASYAVSQEASARVAAGVQAAAHFVNAADPREVVLGGSSTQLVANLASSMGEFLKAGDEIIITDTDHEANVGAWTRLESRGIKTKIWKIDTQTLQLDLNTLGTLMTDRTRLVCFTHVSNVLGTINPVPEITRFVHQRGAKVFVDGVAYAPHRMVDVQAWDVDFYLFSWYKVYGPHISLLFGKLENLLELPSINHFFVSPDAAAYRLQPGNLNYELTYGLTGVTDYMSALQSRLGVDSLSAVFDAFTAHEAVLAGRLLEYLATKPNVRVIGHPLADPSARVDTISFVVDGVASSELPKFLDGQHIAVRYGHFYAYRLIQSLDLDQEEGVVRVSMAHYNTLAEVDRLIAGLEAFGL; encoded by the coding sequence ATGACCACACTTCCCATCTCTGTTCCCGTCTCCCCTACCGTTTCACCGCTGGAGCCACACCTCGGCTTCATCCGTTCTCAGTTTCCGGCGCTCGATAGTCCTTGGGCCTTTTTCGACAACGCGGGCGGCTCGCAGGTGCTGCGCGGCGTGGCCGAACGCGTCAGCGAGTATCTGACCAGCACCAGTGTGCAGCTTGGGGCCAGCTACGCCGTCTCGCAGGAAGCCAGCGCCCGCGTCGCGGCAGGTGTGCAGGCGGCGGCCCACTTTGTCAACGCCGCCGATCCGCGTGAGGTTGTTCTGGGCGGCAGTTCGACGCAGCTCGTCGCCAACCTGGCTTCCTCGATGGGCGAATTCCTGAAAGCCGGCGACGAGATCATCATCACCGACACCGACCACGAGGCGAACGTGGGAGCCTGGACACGGCTGGAATCGCGCGGCATCAAAACCAAAATCTGGAAGATCGATACCCAGACACTGCAACTCGACCTGAACACGCTGGGGACCCTGATGACCGACCGCACCCGGCTGGTCTGCTTCACGCACGTCTCGAACGTGCTGGGCACCATCAATCCGGTGCCGGAAATCACCCGCTTTGTGCATCAGCGCGGCGCGAAAGTGTTCGTGGACGGCGTGGCTTACGCGCCCCACCGAATGGTCGATGTGCAGGCCTGGGACGTGGATTTTTACCTGTTCAGCTGGTACAAGGTCTACGGCCCACACATCTCGCTGCTGTTCGGCAAGCTAGAGAACCTCCTCGAACTGCCCAGCATCAACCACTTCTTCGTCTCGCCGGACGCGGCGGCGTACCGACTTCAGCCGGGCAACCTCAACTATGAGCTGACCTACGGCCTGACGGGCGTGACCGATTACATGAGCGCCCTTCAGTCGCGGCTTGGGGTGGACAGTCTCAGCGCCGTGTTCGACGCCTTCACCGCGCACGAAGCGGTCTTGGCCGGGCGACTGCTCGAATACCTCGCCACCAAACCCAATGTGCGGGTCATCGGGCATCCGCTGGCAGATCCTTCGGCGCGAGTGGACACCATCAGTTTCGTGGTGGACGGTGTGGCCTCGTCGGAGCTTCCCAAATTTCTGGACGGGCAGCACATCGCGGTGCGCTACGGACATTTTTATGCTTACCGCCTGATTCAGAGCTTGGACCTCGATCAGGAGGAGGGCGTGGTGCGCGTCTCGATGGCCCACTACAACACCCTGGCCGAAGTCGACCGCTTGATCGCTGGGCTGGAAGCGTTTGGCCTGTGA